Genomic DNA from Garra rufa chromosome 18, GarRuf1.0, whole genome shotgun sequence:
GAGCCATTGTTCGTCGACACGGAAGAAGACCTGAAGGATGAAATCATCCGACCGAGCCCTTCGCTTTACCCTGTGGCGGCACCGCCCTCCTACAGCCCAGTGGCTGACTTCTTCCCAATTCAATCGCCCCCGTCTGAGCCATACTCCTACCACTTGTCCTCCCTGGATGAGGTGGACTTGTACACTGAACGGGGTTTGGGTGGCCACCAGACGCCCTCTAGGCCGCCGAGCCGGGAGCCTCGAGAACCCCGGGACACTTGGGTTCTGAAGGGACACGTGATGAAGTGCCAGGGCTGCGGCATGGGCTGTCCTTCGCTCTCCTCTTGCCAGAGGTGCGACATGATCTTGTGTTCGTCCTGCCATTCTGTGGAACCGGCACCTTGTTGCGGCTTTCAGGATTACACTAAAACTTCCCGCCCTTTGGATGGCTACATGCCCATCAAGGAGAAGTTGTCCGTCTACTCCAACGCCCACTCGCACACTCACCCTCACCCTCATCCGCTTCCCCACGCTCAGTCCCACTCGCTGTTGCTGGACAAAGCTGTGATGAGCGCCAAGCTGTTTCCCAGCAAACCCGTGGGTTCGGGCACCAGTCCGGTGGTCGGCTCGATCAGCGGTGGCAGCAGCAGCGGTGGGGGTGAGCGGATGAGTGTGGGCGGCTCCCGCTGTGGCTTTTGCAACAAGCCAGGGGCCTCTCACACCTGTGTGAACTGCTCCAAGGTGTCATGTGACACGTGCATGAGCCTTTACGCCAGTGATGTGTGCACCCGCAAAAATCCCCATCATAACTTTGTGCCCAATCATCAACTCAATTTCAAATCCAGCACCATATCCCACCTCGTATATCGATAGACCAGCCGTGCACTACACCTCTATCGCTCTTTTTATCTGCTTTTTCCAcccttgatttttttatttaacttttccTGCTTCCTTTCTCAGTTGGCAGTTGTTTGGTTTTGGTCATGTGATCTTGCAGTGCATTTCCTGTCCCTCAGTAGCtctactttataaaaaaaaaagctgtttgacCGGAGAATTCCATTCAGCATCAGTGTTTGTTAACTTGAAAAATAACCATGCAGCGCATAGGAACTGTGAATGTTTAGCAGAGACTTCACCCTGGAATTGAAACGAGTAAGTCGGAACTTCTCAAACTtgaacaaaagaagaaaaaaaaataacattacacTGGAAGTAAATAGTATATATTTTGAATTGTGAATCTATAGATCTATGTAAGACTATTGGTCTCATGGTGGGGTGGGTTTCCCAGTTGAATGGGGCTTCAGTTGTGAATTTGTATCAGAACTTCTAGTTGCTGTTAAGTCACTATATTGAGTCCTCTGACAAGAAATGCCTTGTGGGTTTACCCCTAAGAAGTCAGCCTACGCTGTTCAAAATGCTGCTGTTGAAAGTAAAACCAGGAGGGGGCACTCCTGGCCTCTAACATGTTTTGCAAGCACCATGAAACTCTTTTTGGCAAACTTCATGCACTGTATAATtttgtcaatgttttttttatttctctgtCCAGATTCCTATACGTTATTGTAACCTGTCAAGATGTTAAGTCATTGAAATGgagaataatttaatattttgctATGCTGACTGTCATTAGAAGCAATTATTTTTGGTTAATTAATATGATGGTGTGTACGCACACCATGATAAACTGAAGTGTTACCACTGGGTGAATGTCACAAATGATATTATGGGTCATATTTCACCCCACAATCCAACGAAGGTAGGATTGTGGGGTTTCTCTTTACATAGAGAAAGCAAGTTTCTTATTACTGCAGtgcaaaaatacagtttttgtttgtttgtttaataaaactaaaatgagaATAAACTAAATTTGGTACAACAAATACTACCACAATGTATTCTTATAGTAGTACTTTAATATTGTTTGCACATAAGGTTATGGGAATTAGAACttgctttttttctttctgttttatttattactaAAGGGGTAAAATATGACTTGGACAtgttttttgtgagattcaccctgATTGGCCTGATTTGTATTTTTCCATGAAGATAACGCTAATTCtatatatttttcctttttttttttttttgttaattgtgtGTGCCTGTATCAACAGAACAAAGTCAGTATATCATTCTGGTTACATATCCTTAATTTCAGAGACCTTTCAACCTGCTCTCCCTGCTGCCTTAGGTAACCTTTCCAATCACCTGAAGGCTGCACTCAATGCAGGACTCGATGCTTCATGTCTGTACACAGCATAAAGTGAGGGCCAAAAAAATCTGTCAGGGAAACAGAAACTAGCACAAAAAGATGGCATGTTCTTACGAAGTAACGTCAGTATGTGTTTTTGATTTAGTGAAACAAGTGTTAATGGATGCGGTTGGTCCTCTAGCTCTCCTCTCCTTTGTCTCTCTGTTGAATGAAACTCTGCTGCGTCCTAAAATTCTGCAGTTGTTTCTAGTACAAAACAGCAGCCAGGAATAATCTAATTGAATTTTTACATTCAAGTGACAGCATGATTAACCAATCAATACTGTAATGTGCCAAACCCCAACAGGCTGTGAAGACAGAACTGTACCCTACTGCTCATCTGCACGGTAACTGAGCCATTTGAGAGTGTTTTAACCCTGAGTGATGGATAAACTGTGTGTGACTAAGCCACTTTTCTCTCACACACCAATCAGTTCTCACTGTAACCTGTTAATCGGTTTGTGTGGTGACTTCACTAGAGATGAACTGCTGAGTGAATTGACCCCGACATGCTCCTCCATTCACACTCCTCTGCTCCTCGTTTTCCCCTGGTCCATGAAGCATTATTCACATCTGCAGAGGTCGGATCTCTCTCTGGCAAACAAGTTGTATCTTCAACGGAGACGTGGTGGGGCGGGGGTGAGGAGTTAGCCAAAATGTTTGTCAGTAAAAGTATAATcctataattatataaattaattaaaagcgatgattttataaaataatttcaaaaataaagttctaCAAAAAAGCACTGTTCTTAGTGTTTTTAGTTTTAGATCAAATCTGAATCACCACAAGTCACTGGAATTTTCAGTGTACAAAAAAAAAGAGGTTCAGGTTGCTTTTAGGCAAACTGCATTTATACGCACATTAAGCACTACACTTCAAGTGACAAGCATTTAAGGATTTATTAATTCTATTATCTAGTGATGTACAGTGATACAAACCTGGGAGGTCAGaaatctgagatataaactcacagttctgagaaaagaagtctaaattgtgtgatataaacttgcaattgagttagagatataaactcacatttctgagaaaaaaagtctaaattgtgtgatataaacacagttgtgagttaagtcagaattttgagatataaactcacagttctgagaaatagtcgtaaTTGGGTGACATAAActccaaattgtgagttatagttagaattccgagatataaactcacaattctgagaaaagaagtctaaattgtgtgatataaacttgcaattgagttagAGATATAAAATCAATTCCTAGAAAAAAAAGGtctaaattgtgtgatataaacacaattgtaagttaagtcagaattctgagatataaactcacaattctgagaaaagaagtctaaattgtgtgatataaacttgcaattgagttagAGATATAAAATCAATTCCTAGAAAAAAAGAAGtctaaattgtgtgatataaacacaattgtaagttaagtcagaattctgagatataaacacacatttctgaggaaaaaaagtctaaattgtgtgatataaacaaaattgagagttaagtcagaattctgagatataaactcacagttctgagaaatagtcgtaaTTGGGTGACATAAActccaaattgtgagttatagttagaattccgagatataaactcacaattctgagaaaagaagtctaaattgtgtgatataaacttgcaattgtgagttaagtctaaattgagtgatataaacttgcaattgagttagagatataaactcaaatccTAGAAAAAAGAAGtctaaattgtgtgatataaacacaattgtgagttaagtcagaattctgagatataaattcacagttctgagaaatagtcgtaaTTGGGTGACATAAACTccaaattgtgagttaagtcagaaatcttgagatataaactcgcatttttaagttaagtcagaattgtgagacataacttgcaattctgtaaacagtctttgtttgtttttgtttttctcctcagaactggaagatataattgcaagatataaactcgcaattgcaagaaaaaagtgagaattgtgagatacaaatcgtcaccttagaattataaggttctatctgcgttccgagtggttttgagatattgagcttcaaagtttttgcattctatatagtaaaaatgatatggggaacaagtctctttcctacatgagaatgacagagaccctaaatgtattctaaatgtacaatatcaaaatcctctcagatttttaaatggggattttgggaacaggtcaaatgcagatagaaccttctaattctaaaaagtcgttttctgcttggaattataaggttctatcttgtaaaacattaattaaagcaacaattttcaagaaataaatgtagtttacttataatttgttttaaaacataaattactgttgtaacaatgtgtcaacatgtatgagaatttaatgttttaatgctttctttatcacatttatttaatattttaggacaaatatttttttcttgtttaagttaggcataaaaggcagtgctgaatattttgtccagagcagatgttaattttataattatagtgggtaattaaagacattattgcagaaacagttaaaaaaaatcagcttctctaatccatctgaccagggcccgtatccctaaagaatttttgtgcaaaaagtggctcctagcggccaaattctaagaaaattctcagagtcatgacgttttcttagaatttcccctaaaagtgacacgaaaatcccagttaatataaaagctattcctcaagattcctacactgtaaaaagtttgctgtaaattttacagtaacttactggcagctggatgccagtaagttactgtaaaaatgtttacagtattattactgtaagtgcatttacagtactaaaagacctttactgtaatttcatttacagtatttttattgtaatttcatttacagtgttttactgtatcttcaattacagtatttttactgtattttcaattacagtatcagtactatagagtttattttcatttattttaaactttttttacctgtaaaaacaatccaattgtcgtatagcactgtattttaagatttttaccaccccaaccccataaaaatcacaataactcataagcattagttctgatattctttttatttgttgaacattttctttttaaaagtacaaattacaaatgttgacctctaggatacagcagaaaaaagggcatcaccacagtcccctggagactttgtatcatggcaaacatacacatactgaaaagcaaaaataagtaagtacactaccagtcaaaagtttttgaacactaagatttttttaaagaattatcttctgcacaccaagcctgcattaatttgatccaaattacagcaaaagcaatacaattgtgataaattatataaatgaactgctatttgaatatattttacaatttaatttattcctttgatcaaagctaaattttcagcatcattactcgtcttcagtatcacatgatccttcagaaatcattctagtatgctgataaacatattttatttaatttttaaatttttca
This window encodes:
- the spata2 gene encoding spermatogenesis-associated protein 2, with product MDAKLREDLFRRYVASLENRLEEGAGEGGGAKTEEALISTATALLGSYQPDPGQRFRMVRFYEIAENSLRTQRSANLRTLETAFATLETMCTNLLLFPWKKEFRCIKTFTGPYVYQLQSVICDSDLRLLLRSMGYSRDQELQYHFRDHPGGTSHLRQLAFELLLAQAECRLLGEVVSMSRGFASELDAVEVRRNTREDAAGCADALRRRDSLTGDLSRLSVRPVDIDRAHLRRSGRPSKSVDVTDSAGHWHQASKPVLKASLSLRKEPLFVDTEEDLKDEIIRPSPSLYPVAAPPSYSPVADFFPIQSPPSEPYSYHLSSLDEVDLYTERGLGGHQTPSRPPSREPREPRDTWVLKGHVMKCQGCGMGCPSLSSCQRCDMILCSSCHSVEPAPCCGFQDYTKTSRPLDGYMPIKEKLSVYSNAHSHTHPHPHPLPHAQSHSLLLDKAVMSAKLFPSKPVGSGTSPVVGSISGGSSSGGGERMSVGGSRCGFCNKPGASHTCVNCSKVSCDTCMSLYASDVCTRKNPHHNFVPNHQLNFKSSTISHLVYR